Proteins co-encoded in one Bacteroidota bacterium genomic window:
- a CDS encoding glycosyltransferase produces MPSQKNILVLYTELAYYTVKCFSELATAFDVNIHILRQPVNKAAPFKFELSHPNIHYHNAQDYDLEKLLKLYKELKPQLIYCAGWTNKTYLKLCKLKHGECKTLLGFDTPWNGSLRQQAGVIYSKVFITPYFNYAFVPGKTQAVLADRMGFCENQIIRGAYSADVDLYAKANSNNDRPKVLLFVGRYAPEKWIDQLCSTFLKLKGNGELTDWKLHCIGVGSYQIPVHESIVDLGFKQPDELVEEIQNAGIFILPSVFEPWGVVVHEMAAAGLPLILSDAVGSCEVFLVDGKNGYSFPSGNIQIMEEVIKKMCNLNPETLRSMGTESQKLANTITPTIWAQTLYKLIA; encoded by the coding sequence ATGCCTTCTCAGAAAAATATCCTCGTACTCTATACCGAATTGGCTTATTATACGGTTAAATGTTTTTCTGAATTAGCGACAGCCTTCGATGTAAATATACATATTTTACGACAGCCTGTAAATAAAGCAGCGCCTTTCAAGTTCGAATTAAGCCATCCTAACATTCACTATCACAATGCTCAGGATTATGATTTGGAAAAACTCCTGAAATTGTATAAGGAACTTAAGCCTCAATTAATTTACTGCGCCGGTTGGACCAACAAAACCTATCTTAAACTTTGTAAATTAAAGCATGGTGAATGTAAAACATTATTAGGTTTTGATACTCCTTGGAATGGATCATTGAGACAACAAGCAGGTGTTATTTATTCAAAAGTGTTTATTACTCCGTACTTTAATTATGCTTTTGTCCCGGGTAAAACTCAGGCTGTTTTAGCCGATAGAATGGGATTTTGTGAAAATCAAATTATCAGGGGGGCTTATTCGGCGGATGTCGACTTATACGCTAAGGCAAATTCAAATAACGATCGACCAAAAGTGCTATTGTTTGTGGGACGTTATGCTCCGGAGAAATGGATTGATCAACTTTGTTCTACCTTTCTTAAGTTGAAAGGTAATGGCGAATTGACCGATTGGAAGTTGCATTGTATTGGAGTAGGTTCCTATCAAATTCCTGTTCATGAAAGTATAGTAGATTTAGGTTTCAAGCAACCGGATGAGTTGGTAGAGGAAATACAAAACGCCGGTATTTTTATCTTACCAAGTGTCTTCGAACCATGGGGTGTTGTGGTTCATGAAATGGCCGCAGCCGGCCTACCTTTAATTTTAAGCGATGCCGTGGGTTCTTGTGAGGTCTTTCTGGTCGATGGAAAGAACGGTTATTCTTTTCCATCAGGGAATATCCAAATTATGGAAGAAGTGATTAAAAAAATGTGTAATTTAAATCCTGAAACGTTAAGGAGTATGGGTACAGAAAGTCAAAAATTGGCAAATACAATCACTCCGACAATTTGGGCTCAAACTTTATATAAACTAATTGCGTAA
- a CDS encoding GNAT family N-acetyltransferase: protein MTNNSDNIRIQLYEPHMKQQVAKLFELEYKISDVEFGKFMSRLYDHPYQKEKCIQIVALDGEKVVGFQSFFYWPYCYNNSTYKSYQSGNSLVHPEYRGKRLFARMLNFIHENPIGKEVDFLMGFPVQASFNSFIKNGWDNLFNLQWYVKLINPFGILFSKKKLSKYFSETKYQYGFDALNAIHLSEESEFRQWKKQLVYEPDSYYQYTYSKGEKTVVFDLKIQVRKKLINELVIGSIRFDEKSKEEVNNAITELIKTIWKTACVSMISIAINETFQTPEIQKYFRDAGFKKIENKIFFIIKPLKKELPVTNASVWNIGRADIDTW, encoded by the coding sequence GTGACAAATAATTCTGACAACATACGTATTCAGCTCTATGAACCACACATGAAACAACAAGTGGCTAAATTATTTGAGCTTGAATATAAAATCTCAGATGTTGAGTTCGGTAAATTTATGTCACGTTTATATGATCACCCTTATCAAAAGGAAAAGTGCATACAGATTGTTGCGCTCGACGGCGAGAAAGTTGTCGGTTTCCAATCGTTTTTTTATTGGCCTTATTGTTACAATAATTCAACATACAAATCCTACCAATCCGGGAATTCGCTTGTACACCCTGAATACAGAGGCAAACGTTTATTTGCACGCATGCTGAACTTTATTCATGAAAATCCTATTGGGAAAGAGGTTGATTTTTTAATGGGATTTCCGGTGCAAGCCTCATTTAACAGTTTCATAAAAAACGGATGGGATAATCTATTCAATTTACAGTGGTATGTTAAGTTGATAAATCCGTTCGGGATACTGTTTTCAAAAAAGAAACTAAGTAAATATTTTTCTGAGACAAAATATCAATATGGATTTGACGCTTTAAATGCCATTCATTTATCTGAAGAGTCTGAATTCAGACAATGGAAGAAACAATTGGTATACGAGCCTGATAGCTATTACCAATATACTTACAGCAAGGGTGAGAAAACAGTTGTTTTTGATCTTAAAATACAGGTGAGAAAAAAACTAATCAATGAGTTGGTAATTGGCAGTATTCGATTTGATGAAAAAAGTAAAGAAGAAGTAAATAACGCCATTACTGAATTGATTAAAACAATATGGAAAACAGCCTGTGTATCGATGATATCTATTGCTATTAATGAAACTTTTCAAACTCCTGAAATACAAAAATACTTTCGAGACGCTGGTTTCAAAAAAATAGAAAATAAAATATTCTTCATTATAAAACCCTTAAAAAAAGAACTCCCTGTTACAAATGCTTCAGTGTGGAACATTGGCAGGGCTGACATTGACACCTGGTAA
- a CDS encoding polysaccharide deacetylase family protein, which translates to MAKTIIGHLEFLFTKPKDKLFVLNLHGTPKKFIKDFETQLDFLQNHFEIISPNQFFDLLYKKEKTNGNKLLLTFDDGLKNNLRALEVLNRKNISALFFIVPEFIDSNKPKEFYLKNIRPTINPHIDTESEDFTPLSWEDLKTISINHFIGSHSLSHTMLKSHRDSDFLALEIVGSKKIIEEKLGITCESFCSINNSLLSLNASSKALIKKHYTYHFTTIAGCNYLSGPQFIKRINIESFWTIGAIKFSIGKININRNLKKISEFESI; encoded by the coding sequence TTGGCAAAAACCATTATTGGTCATTTGGAATTTCTTTTCACAAAACCAAAGGATAAACTATTTGTGCTTAATTTACACGGAACACCAAAGAAATTCATTAAGGATTTTGAAACCCAACTAGATTTTCTCCAAAATCACTTTGAAATCATTTCACCCAACCAATTCTTCGATTTATTATACAAAAAAGAAAAAACAAACGGCAACAAACTGCTCTTAACTTTCGATGATGGATTGAAGAATAACTTACGTGCTTTAGAGGTTTTAAACAGAAAAAATATTTCCGCACTCTTTTTTATTGTACCTGAATTCATTGATAGCAACAAACCGAAAGAATTTTATTTGAAAAACATCAGACCAACTATTAATCCGCATATTGATACGGAATCTGAAGATTTCACACCCTTAAGCTGGGAAGATTTAAAAACAATCAGCATAAACCATTTTATTGGTTCACATTCTCTGAGCCATACTATGTTAAAATCGCATCGCGATTCCGATTTTTTGGCATTAGAAATTGTAGGATCAAAAAAAATAATAGAAGAAAAACTAGGCATAACTTGTGAAAGTTTCTGTAGTATCAATAATAGTTTATTAAGCTTAAATGCATCTTCAAAAGCACTTATAAAAAAACATTACACTTATCATTTCACTACTATTGCCGGCTGTAATTATTTAAGCGGACCGCAATTTATAAAGCGAATAAATATAGAATCTTTTTGGACCATTGGGGCCATTAAATTTTCAATTGGAAAGATAAACATCAACCGAAACCTGAAAAAGATTTCGGAGTTTGAATCTATTTAA